From Thalassospira lucentensis, a single genomic window includes:
- a CDS encoding DUF5131 family protein: MAAVRSSGVDWTHYSGNAWIGCTEAGPGCSACYARAMMADRLRRVEWGPGKARLQVKGFAQKVRKANRESLKAGERRRFFINPHADLFDNEVPNNWRHEVFEIMKAAGTLDFILVTKRIGNAARMLPDDWGYGYTNAWLMATMVNQREVDRDMPKLERIPAIVKGLSIEPILGEIDLSAYLHLLDWVIIGGQSAQIGGAAPVKAEHRWVRKLIDQCLAAGVAVYFKQWGTGDGIRGGHLIDGAEIRQFPLRGIRRCLGCGCHDLHACISPAGNCHWSTETQCSVCQMRAMMAG; encoded by the coding sequence ATGGCTGCTGTTCGTTCTTCAGGTGTCGACTGGACACACTATTCCGGCAATGCCTGGATCGGCTGTACGGAGGCCGGACCGGGCTGTTCCGCATGTTATGCGCGCGCCATGATGGCCGACAGACTTCGGCGGGTGGAATGGGGCCCGGGTAAAGCCCGACTTCAGGTAAAGGGCTTTGCCCAGAAAGTGCGCAAAGCGAACCGGGAATCCCTGAAGGCTGGTGAGCGCAGGCGCTTCTTTATCAACCCCCATGCGGATCTGTTTGATAATGAAGTGCCCAATAACTGGCGCCACGAAGTATTTGAGATCATGAAGGCCGCCGGCACACTTGATTTCATTCTGGTGACGAAACGCATTGGCAATGCCGCCAGGATGCTGCCTGATGACTGGGGGTACGGCTATACGAATGCCTGGCTGATGGCGACAATGGTCAATCAGCGGGAAGTCGATCGCGACATGCCCAAGCTGGAGCGAATTCCGGCGATCGTCAAAGGGCTGTCAATCGAACCGATCCTCGGCGAAATCGACCTGTCAGCATATCTGCATCTGCTTGACTGGGTGATCATAGGCGGGCAAAGCGCGCAGATCGGCGGCGCAGCTCCTGTCAAAGCAGAGCATCGCTGGGTGCGTAAACTGATTGATCAGTGCCTTGCTGCAGGTGTTGCCGTCTATTTCAAGCAATGGGGAACAGGCGATGGTATCCGCGGCGGCCATCTGATTGATGGTGCGGAAATCCGGCAATTCCCTTTGAGAGGAATCCGCAGATGCCTGGGCTGTGGCTGTCATGATCTGCATGCCTGCATCAGTCCGGCCGGAAATTGTCATTGGTCGACCGAAACGCAGTGCAGCGTGTGTCAGATGCGCGCCATGATGGCTGGTTGA